A window from Gemmatimonadaceae bacterium encodes these proteins:
- a CDS encoding ArsC/Spx/MgsR family protein, giving the protein MEVQIFGVKKSADTRKALRFFSERRIKTHFVDFTERPASVSELRRFAQKYGVDALIDREASSYSSLGMLYATLSDERWLDKLAEEPLLLRMPLVRQVGQSVKGLTIGLAEEEWRRWTTP; this is encoded by the coding sequence ATGGAAGTTCAGATCTTTGGCGTGAAGAAAAGCGCGGACACAAGAAAGGCGCTCCGGTTTTTCTCGGAGCGCCGCATCAAGACACACTTTGTCGACTTCACGGAGCGGCCGGCTTCGGTGTCCGAGTTGCGCCGCTTCGCACAAAAGTACGGCGTCGACGCACTCATCGATCGGGAAGCGAGCTCGTACTCGTCGCTAGGCATGCTCTACGCGACCCTCTCGGACGAACGGTGGCTCGACAAGCTCGCCGAAGAGCCGCTGCTTTTGCGCATGCCGCTCGTGAGACAGGTTGGTCAGAGTGTGAAAGGGCTCACGATTGGTCTCGCCGAAGAGGAGTGGCGTCGATGGACAACCCCATGA
- a CDS encoding hydrolase, whose protein sequence is MPSQSHPREHTYRPAWWVPGAHAQTLWGKFARRAPAVSTRIERWSTPDNDFIDLLRLDADPERPRLFLLHGLEGTVRSHYVGGLLQMAQRRNWGADMLVFRGCGPELNRAPRFYHSGETSDAAFAIDRVLQEFPRAPLVLCGVSLGGNVLLKWLGERGEALPDRVRAAAAISVPFDLERGSRYISKGFSRTYERHFLRTLRRKAEEKLRRFPGLFDLDAMRRARSLYEFDDVVTAPIHGFRDAHDYYARSSSLQFLGRIRRPTLLLSAMDDPFLPADVLNDVAAIVNKNRCLTADFTNGGGHVGFVAGPPWRPEYYAERRVSDFLADALAHDTVEQRHASASR, encoded by the coding sequence GTGCCATCTCAATCTCATCCCCGCGAACATACGTACCGCCCCGCTTGGTGGGTACCTGGTGCGCATGCACAGACGCTCTGGGGTAAGTTCGCTCGTCGCGCTCCCGCAGTCTCTACACGGATAGAGCGCTGGTCCACACCCGACAACGATTTTATCGATCTGCTGCGGCTCGACGCCGACCCTGAGCGTCCTCGGCTCTTCCTGCTTCACGGCCTCGAGGGCACGGTGCGGTCTCATTACGTGGGGGGCCTGTTGCAGATGGCGCAGCGACGGAATTGGGGCGCCGACATGCTGGTCTTCCGCGGGTGTGGACCCGAACTCAATCGCGCCCCGAGATTCTACCACTCCGGCGAGACCAGCGATGCGGCCTTCGCGATCGATCGCGTGCTCCAGGAATTTCCCCGGGCGCCGCTGGTCCTCTGCGGCGTTTCTCTTGGCGGAAACGTGCTTCTCAAATGGTTAGGCGAACGTGGCGAAGCGCTTCCCGATCGCGTACGGGCTGCCGCCGCTATTTCGGTGCCGTTCGATCTCGAGCGCGGGTCGAGATACATCTCGAAGGGTTTCTCACGGACCTACGAGCGACACTTTCTCCGAACGCTTCGTCGCAAGGCAGAAGAGAAGCTGCGGCGTTTCCCCGGACTATTCGATCTGGACGCAATGCGTCGCGCCCGGAGCTTGTACGAGTTCGACGACGTGGTGACGGCACCCATTCACGGTTTTCGCGACGCGCATGACTATTACGCGCGATCGAGCTCCCTGCAGTTTCTCGGGCGGATCCGCAGGCCGACACTACTGTTGAGTGCGATGGACGATCCGTTCCTGCCCGCCGATGTTCTGAACGACGTAGCGGCGATCGTGAACAAGAATCGCTGTCTGACCGCAGACTTCACCAACGGCGGCGGCCATGTTGGGTTCGTCGCGGGACCGCCGTGGCGCCCCGAGTATTACGCCGAACGCCGCGTTAGCGACTTCCTGGCAGACGCACTTGCCCACGACACTGTCGAGCAACGCCACGCGTCCGCCTCGCGATGA